One window of the Cherax quadricarinatus isolate ZL_2023a chromosome 50, ASM3850222v1, whole genome shotgun sequence genome contains the following:
- the LOC138854149 gene encoding uncharacterized protein, protein MLKPNNYSMPNKLTKRVLLAEVSKCFDPLGLVSPLTIRGKLLIQEAWKFKCAWDEILPEEFINRWDELIGDYEKIPMLEFPRQVANPNGKNVLHIFCDASKLAYGAVAYLQCNSVISLVMSKAKVSPIKSRTLPQLELTAIYVGVKLANYIRNKLQEINISDTVIWSDNEVSLQWIRNGNSKIVYVQNRVTEINQIQEKYNSLGQHMLTFNHIPGEENPTDFLSRGLPYAKFVNAVSWFKGPSWLVNKANWPVQKAYIAPVEITVTTTPIVCPSLAIDINRYSSLPKLINVTKLVFKFLNKMNISFKFSQPLEYWIKRVQEMRLN, encoded by the coding sequence atgttaaaacctaataattacagtatgcccaataaattaactaagagagttttgcttgctgaagtttccaaatgttttgatccactaggtttagtgtcaccccttactataagagggaaattattaattcaggaagcttGGAAatttaaatgtgcttgggatgaaattctacctgaggaattcattaacaggtgggatgaattaattggtgattatgaaaaaattccaatgttggagttcccacgccaggtggccaatccaaatgggaaaaatgtactccacattttttgtgatgcttcaaaattggcatatggagcagttgcttaccttcaatgtaatagtgttatttctcttgttatgtctaaggctaaagtgtctccaattaaatcacgtaccttacctcagttggaattaacagccatttatgtaggtgtcaaattagctaattatataagaaataagttgcaggagataaatattagcgacactgtaatttggtctgataatgaggtatccttacaatggattcgtaatggaaacagtaaaattgtgtacgtacaaaacagagtcactgaaattaatcagatacaagagaagtataatagtttgggtcaacatatgttaacatttaatcatatacctggtgaggagaatccaactgatttcttgtctcgaggtttaccttatgctaaatttgtaaatgctgtatcatggtttaaaggaccgagctggttggtaaataaagctaattggcctgtacaaaaggcatatattgctcctgttgaaattactgtgaccaccactccaatagtttgtccttcattAGCCATTGacataaataggtattcttctttacccaaactaatcaatgtaactaagttggtgtttaaatttctaaacaagatgaatatttcatttaagttttcacagcctcttgaatattggataaagagagtacaggaaatgagattaaattga